In Pseudomonas fluorescens, a genomic segment contains:
- a CDS encoding GlcG/HbpS family heme-binding protein — protein sequence MSALTLKIATQLASQALTAGRTISAAPLTIAVLDSGGHLITLQREDGASLLRPQIAIGKAWGAIALGKGSRLLALDAQQRPAFIAALNSLGQGSVVPAPGGVLIRDQAGLVLGAIGISGDTSDIDEQCAITAIEGVGLMADAGVSA from the coding sequence ATGAGCGCTTTAACCTTGAAAATTGCCACCCAACTGGCCAGCCAGGCCCTTACCGCTGGCCGTACGATTTCAGCCGCGCCGCTGACCATCGCGGTACTGGACAGCGGCGGTCACTTGATCACCTTGCAACGGGAAGACGGTGCCAGCCTGCTGCGCCCGCAAATCGCCATCGGCAAGGCCTGGGGGGCGATCGCCTTGGGCAAAGGCTCACGCCTGCTGGCGCTGGATGCGCAGCAGCGCCCGGCGTTTATCGCCGCGTTGAACAGCCTGGGGCAGGGCAGCGTGGTGCCGGCACCGGGCGGGGTGTTGATTCGCGATCAGGCGGGGTTGGTGTTGGGGGCGATCGGGATCAGTGGGGATACGTCGGATATTGACGAGCAGTGTGCGATCACGGCGATCGAGGGGGTGGGGTTGATGGCGGATGCGGGGGTGTCAGCTTGA
- a CDS encoding histidine-type phosphatase — MTLFNRMGLAAAALTLCTGLQAAEASHYVLEKAVQVSRHGVRSPTDTDKLVKATGRAWTPWLVQDGELTGHGYLAASYMGAWQAAYYRDAGLLASGCPQAGSLVAVASPKQRTRSTAAALLDGMFPGCGEKALARNKPDPLFQTDEMPFAKIDPAIAKAQILQALGGNLQAAEERLRPDLERLKNAVCEVGKACPFFDTPWALKEGDGGRFKIKGLDKASSMAETIRLQYSEGMPLTDVAFGHARDAAQVSALGRLHRAKYDFINDTPHIASRGGSQLMNQIVLALEQGTPLEKNDPLGNPPPARLLMLVAHDTNISHLRTMLGFTWQLGEYQPGNIPPTGTLAFERYRDTQTGERFIRTRFITQGMDQIRALQRLGPEHPPLQADFDQPGCQHTAVGTLCPMAQFVERTGRAIDRTALTAYRYP, encoded by the coding sequence ATGACCCTATTCAATCGTATGGGCCTGGCTGCGGCTGCGCTGACGCTATGCACCGGCCTCCAGGCTGCCGAAGCCAGCCATTACGTGCTGGAAAAAGCCGTGCAGGTCAGCCGCCATGGCGTGCGCTCACCCACCGATACCGACAAGCTGGTCAAAGCTACCGGCCGTGCCTGGACCCCATGGCTGGTGCAGGATGGCGAACTGACCGGCCATGGCTACCTGGCCGCCAGTTACATGGGCGCCTGGCAAGCGGCGTATTACCGCGATGCCGGCCTGTTGGCCAGTGGCTGTCCGCAAGCTGGGAGCCTGGTCGCCGTGGCCAGTCCCAAGCAGCGCACGCGTTCCACCGCCGCCGCGCTGCTCGATGGCATGTTCCCCGGCTGCGGCGAAAAAGCCCTTGCACGCAACAAGCCAGACCCGTTGTTCCAGACAGATGAAATGCCTTTCGCCAAGATCGACCCGGCCATCGCCAAGGCCCAGATCCTGCAAGCCCTGGGCGGTAACCTGCAAGCCGCCGAGGAGCGCCTGCGCCCGGACCTGGAGCGCCTGAAAAACGCGGTGTGCGAAGTGGGCAAGGCGTGCCCGTTCTTCGACACGCCATGGGCCTTGAAAGAAGGGGATGGCGGGCGGTTCAAGATCAAGGGGCTGGATAAGGCGTCGTCGATGGCCGAGACCATTCGCCTGCAGTACAGCGAGGGCATGCCCCTGACCGATGTCGCCTTCGGCCATGCTCGCGATGCTGCGCAAGTCTCGGCCCTGGGGCGTCTGCACCGGGCCAAATACGACTTCATCAACGACACGCCGCACATTGCCAGCCGTGGCGGCTCGCAGTTGATGAACCAGATTGTGCTGGCCCTGGAACAGGGCACTCCCTTGGAGAAAAATGATCCGCTGGGCAACCCGCCGCCGGCGCGCCTGTTGATGCTGGTGGCCCACGACACCAATATCTCGCACCTGCGCACGATGCTCGGGTTTACCTGGCAACTTGGCGAGTATCAGCCGGGCAATATCCCGCCCACCGGCACCTTGGCGTTCGAGCGCTACCGCGACACCCAGACCGGTGAGCGCTTTATCCGCACGCGGTTTATCACCCAGGGCATGGATCAGATACGCGCCCTGCAACGTCTGGGGCCTGAGCATCCACCGTTGCAAGCCGACTTCGATCAGCCAGGCTGCCAGCACACCGCTGTTGGTACCCTGTGCCCGATGGCGCAGTTTGTCGAGCGCACGGGTCGCGCCATTGACCGCACGGCGCTGACCGCTTACCGCTATCCCTGA
- a CDS encoding inositol monophosphatase family protein, with protein sequence MTQAETLPRLDHLAARYALVRQVAMEAARRGMTYYQQREQLHVEHKGAVPQDVVSIADRELEVFIKARLAEQFPEDGFVGEEGGAAGLQARCVWVVDPIDGTSCFVNGLHTWCVSIGLLVDGQPWLGAVADANHNELFHACRGLGAYVNDTPIRVSPAADIRYGVTGVGTSHRRGKEHFIPFLTGLLEGGGMFIRNGSGALMIAYVAAGRLVGYYETHINSWDCAAGLVLVSEAGGRCSDFLRGDGLLGGNPLLVASAQVYPQLAELIGPSLEA encoded by the coding sequence ATGACACAAGCAGAGACATTACCGCGCCTCGATCATCTGGCCGCGCGTTACGCGCTGGTGCGTCAGGTCGCGATGGAAGCCGCGCGGCGTGGCATGACGTATTACCAGCAGCGCGAGCAATTGCATGTTGAACATAAAGGGGCTGTCCCCCAGGACGTGGTCAGCATCGCCGACCGCGAGTTGGAGGTGTTTATCAAGGCGCGCCTGGCCGAGCAGTTTCCCGAGGATGGCTTCGTGGGCGAGGAGGGCGGCGCGGCCGGCTTGCAAGCGCGTTGTGTGTGGGTGGTCGACCCCATTGACGGTACCAGTTGCTTCGTCAATGGCCTGCACACCTGGTGCGTGTCCATCGGCCTGCTGGTGGACGGTCAACCCTGGCTCGGTGCCGTGGCCGACGCCAACCACAACGAGCTGTTCCACGCCTGCCGCGGCCTGGGCGCCTATGTGAATGACACGCCGATCCGGGTCAGCCCGGCCGCCGATATTCGATACGGTGTGACCGGCGTCGGCACCTCCCACCGGCGTGGCAAGGAGCACTTCATCCCGTTTCTCACTGGCTTGCTGGAGGGCGGCGGCATGTTTATTCGCAATGGTTCCGGCGCGCTGATGATCGCCTACGTCGCGGCTGGGCGCCTGGTGGGCTACTACGAAACCCATATCAACAGTTGGGATTGTGCGGCGGGGTTGGTGCTGGTCAGTGAAGCCGGTGGCCGTTGCAGCGATTTCCTGCGCGGTGATGGTCTGCTCGGCGGCAACCCGTTGCTGGTGGCCAGCGCCCAGGTGTACCCGCAACTGGCCGAGTTGATCGGCCCGTCACTGGAGGCTTGA
- a CDS encoding TetR/AcrR family transcriptional regulator: MSTIRERNKEKILRAASEEFADKGFAATKTSDIAAKAGLPKPNVYYYFKSKDNLYREVLESIIEPILAASTPFNPEGEPSVVLSNYIRSKIRISRDLPFASKVFASEIMHGAPHLSTEQVEQLNAQAKHNIDCIQSWVDRGLIAPIDPNHLMFSIWAATQTYADFDWQISAVTGKAKLDEADYEAAAQTIIRLVLKGCEPD, from the coding sequence ATGAGCACCATTCGCGAGCGCAACAAAGAAAAGATCCTGCGGGCGGCCAGCGAGGAGTTTGCCGACAAGGGCTTCGCCGCGACCAAGACCAGCGACATCGCCGCCAAGGCCGGGTTGCCCAAGCCCAACGTCTATTACTACTTCAAGTCCAAGGACAACCTCTACCGCGAGGTGCTCGAGAGCATTATCGAGCCGATCCTGGCGGCTTCCACGCCGTTCAACCCCGAGGGTGAGCCTTCGGTGGTGCTCAGCAACTACATCCGCTCGAAAATCCGTATCTCCCGCGACCTGCCGTTCGCCTCCAAGGTGTTCGCCAGCGAAATCATGCATGGCGCCCCGCACCTGAGCACCGAGCAGGTTGAACAGCTCAACGCCCAGGCCAAGCACAATATCGACTGCATCCAGAGCTGGGTGGATCGCGGGTTGATTGCACCGATCGATCCAAATCACCTGATGTTCAGCATCTGGGCGGCGACGCAGACATATGCGGATTTTGACTGGCAGATCTCGGCGGTGACCGGCAAAGCCAAGCTGGATGAGGCCGATTATGAAGCCGCGGCGCAGACGATTATTCGGTTGGTGCTCAAGGGGTGTGAGCCGGACTGA
- a CDS encoding oligogalacturonate-specific porin KdgM family protein → MKKLSAGHHKKALRRYSFIGLVIASSTTQALELDYQHQYSEVEREHKDKVMLTQALDNGLAFSFEAVMATAPDSDGQPGKAFSRLTKDELKAKVKYSHKLGAKWKVKPKFTYADGKDKKSYKPSLKVSYAITDKFSITPGYYHKLTRYDEEGKADKHDDALELGAKYKFGLLSVGVGRKQIYSNQIVFDGTRQNYSNKLLFEYKLTNYLTPYLEVADVYVDKNTDQRQARYRVGFSYEF, encoded by the coding sequence ATGAAGAAATTGAGCGCTGGACATCATAAGAAAGCATTAAGGCGATATTCGTTTATTGGTCTGGTCATTGCCTCTAGCACCACCCAGGCGCTGGAACTGGACTACCAGCACCAGTATTCGGAAGTGGAGCGTGAGCATAAGGACAAGGTGATGCTGACCCAGGCCCTGGACAATGGCCTGGCGTTCTCCTTCGAAGCGGTGATGGCCACCGCGCCTGACAGCGACGGCCAGCCGGGCAAGGCGTTTTCGCGGCTGACCAAGGACGAACTCAAGGCCAAGGTCAAGTACAGCCACAAGTTGGGGGCCAAGTGGAAGGTCAAGCCCAAGTTCACCTATGCCGACGGCAAGGATAAGAAATCCTATAAGCCGTCGTTGAAAGTATCCTATGCCATCACTGATAAGTTCTCCATTACCCCGGGGTATTACCACAAACTCACGCGGTATGACGAAGAGGGCAAGGCGGATAAACACGACGATGCGCTGGAGTTGGGCGCCAAGTACAAGTTTGGCCTGTTGTCGGTCGGTGTCGGGCGCAAGCAGATATACAGCAATCAGATTGTCTTCGACGGTACACGCCAGAATTACAGCAATAAGCTGCTGTTCGAATACAAACTCACCAACTACTTGACCCCATACCTGGAAGTGGCCGACGTGTATGTCGACAAGAACACTGACCAGCGCCAGGCCCGCTACCGCGTGGGCTTCTCCTACGAATTCTGA
- a CDS encoding MFS transporter, whose amino-acid sequence MNSLLSLFHAAPARPLVADPDGRRFRRVRWLTFLSMSLSYALFYVCRLSFNVAKPALVGQNLLSPTQLGMIGSALFFTYAVGKLVNGFLADHANVRRFMMLGLLISAVVNACMGLTTNAIILTLAWGLNGWAQSMGVGPCVVSLSRWYADKERGTFYGFWSIAHSLGEALTYIAVAAVIVTWGWQYGYFLATAMGVLGMLLIYLFMADSPQSAGFAEVDGGREEVLLKTVGKWGAQLALLKNPALWLLALASCLMYIGRYAVISWGVFFLENAKGYNTLSASALISITGVFGIVGTGLSGLVSDRFFDGRRHGLAILFGLMNSASLGMFLFLPGGHYWLDALAMMLFGLSMGALLCFLGGLMAVDIAAKSAAGAALGMIGIASYAGAAAGEILTGVLIEHGTTLAQDGSKLYDFHTLSLFWLGASLISVLMTALFSGQVHRRKRKQQLLIDTPLTN is encoded by the coding sequence ATGAATTCCCTGCTGTCCTTGTTCCATGCCGCGCCTGCGCGACCTCTGGTGGCCGACCCCGATGGGCGACGTTTTCGCCGGGTGCGTTGGCTGACCTTTTTATCCATGTCCCTGAGCTATGCGCTGTTCTACGTGTGCCGGCTGTCCTTCAATGTGGCCAAGCCGGCGCTGGTGGGGCAGAACCTGCTCAGCCCAACGCAACTGGGCATGATCGGTTCCGCGCTGTTCTTCACCTATGCCGTGGGTAAGCTGGTCAACGGCTTCCTGGCCGACCATGCCAATGTGCGGCGCTTCATGATGCTCGGGTTGTTGATCAGCGCGGTGGTCAACGCCTGCATGGGCCTGACCACCAACGCGATCATTCTCACCCTGGCCTGGGGTCTGAACGGTTGGGCCCAGTCCATGGGCGTGGGGCCGTGCGTGGTGTCGTTGTCGCGCTGGTACGCCGACAAGGAGCGCGGCACGTTCTATGGCTTCTGGTCGATTGCCCACAGCCTGGGCGAGGCGTTGACCTACATCGCAGTCGCCGCCGTGATCGTCACCTGGGGCTGGCAGTACGGCTATTTCCTGGCGACTGCCATGGGCGTGCTCGGTATGTTGCTGATCTACCTGTTCATGGCCGACTCGCCGCAGAGCGCAGGCTTTGCAGAAGTGGACGGTGGCCGCGAAGAAGTGCTGTTGAAGACCGTCGGCAAGTGGGGCGCGCAATTGGCACTCCTGAAAAATCCGGCGCTGTGGCTGCTGGCCCTGGCCTCCTGCCTGATGTATATCGGCCGCTATGCGGTGATTTCCTGGGGCGTGTTCTTCCTTGAAAACGCCAAGGGCTACAACACATTGTCGGCTTCGGCGCTGATCTCCATCACCGGTGTATTCGGCATTGTCGGCACGGGCCTCAGTGGGCTGGTGTCCGATCGCTTCTTCGATGGCCGGCGTCATGGCCTGGCGATCCTGTTCGGCTTGATGAACAGTGCGTCGCTGGGGATGTTTCTGTTCCTGCCTGGGGGCCACTACTGGCTGGATGCGCTGGCCATGATGTTGTTCGGCCTTTCCATGGGCGCGTTGCTGTGTTTTCTCGGCGGCTTGATGGCCGTGGACATTGCCGCCAAAAGCGCAGCCGGTGCAGCGCTGGGCATGATCGGCATTGCCAGCTACGCCGGGGCAGCGGCGGGCGAGATTCTCACCGGGGTGTTGATCGAACACGGCACCACCCTGGCCCAGGACGGCAGCAAGCTGTACGACTTCCATACCCTGTCGCTGTTCTGGCTGGGCGCTTCGCTGATTTCGGTATTGATGACCGCGCTGTTTTCCGGGCAAGTTCACCGCCGTAAACGAAAACAACAGCTTTTGATCGATACCCCGTTAACTAACTGA
- a CDS encoding LacI family DNA-binding transcriptional regulator, translating to MDTSEKNVITSLDVARHAGVSRSAVSRTFTPGASVAPATREKVLASAKALGYQVNMIARTMNKGSSNFVGVVTAGFDSAFRASLLSPIAHSLSRRGLMPLLMNADDPAQLEQSLHALLSYQIAGVILTSASPPLSVVQHYLDRQIPVAMINRGHELAGAEVVGSDNRAGGRMAADALLKGGARRLAFVGQGAHNFSSRERWLGFSQRLAEVGVEAQTVFNETPGYQGGMQALLALFSQGEGPDAIFCATDMLALGVMDALRFTLHLQVPQQVQVIGFDDIAQAAQLAYDLTTVRQDSVQLAQRAVGAIVARGENFMRVAEFEPVPVTLIERGTTKIQK from the coding sequence ATGGACACCTCTGAAAAAAACGTGATTACGTCCCTGGATGTGGCCCGGCATGCCGGTGTTTCGCGCTCGGCGGTGTCGCGCACGTTCACCCCGGGTGCCAGCGTGGCCCCCGCCACCCGCGAAAAGGTGCTGGCCTCGGCCAAGGCCCTGGGTTATCAGGTCAATATGATTGCCCGCACCATGAACAAGGGCAGCAGCAACTTTGTCGGTGTGGTCACTGCCGGTTTCGACAGTGCGTTTCGCGCCAGCCTCTTGAGCCCCATCGCCCATAGTCTGAGCCGTCGTGGCTTGATGCCCTTGTTGATGAATGCCGATGACCCGGCGCAGCTTGAGCAGTCGTTGCATGCGTTGCTCAGCTACCAGATTGCCGGGGTGATCCTGACCTCGGCCTCGCCGCCGTTGTCGGTGGTCCAGCATTACCTGGATCGGCAGATTCCGGTGGCGATGATCAACCGTGGCCATGAACTGGCCGGGGCTGAAGTGGTGGGCAGTGATAACCGCGCCGGTGGGCGTATGGCTGCCGATGCCTTGCTCAAGGGCGGCGCGCGGCGCCTGGCGTTTGTGGGCCAGGGCGCGCATAACTTCAGCAGCCGCGAGCGCTGGCTGGGGTTTTCCCAGCGCCTGGCCGAGGTGGGGGTCGAGGCGCAGACGGTGTTTAATGAAACCCCGGGTTATCAGGGCGGCATGCAGGCGTTGCTGGCGTTGTTCAGCCAGGGGGAGGGACCGGACGCGATCTTCTGTGCAACTGATATGCTGGCACTCGGGGTGATGGACGCATTGCGCTTTACGTTGCACCTCCAGGTGCCGCAACAGGTGCAGGTGATCGGCTTTGACGATATCGCCCAGGCTGCGCAATTGGCCTACGACCTGACCACCGTGCGCCAGGACAGTGTGCAACTGGCGCAACGCGCCGTCGGTGCTATCGTCGCGCGGGGGGAGAACTTCATGCGGGTCGCTGAATTCGAGCCGGTGCCTGTGACCTTGATCGAACGCGGCACGACGAAAATTCAGAAATAA
- a CDS encoding serine protein kinase PrkA gives MLRSLRCAALLGSLFLSASALAVDIDQASYGFPLTNPFEATIATTPPDLRPKLPTDDEINQSDYTLNMRPEREFSLPDNFWAVKKLTYRIAKQDRAAPLIFLIAGTGARFDSSINEYLKKLYYQAGYHVVQLSSPTSFDFIASASRFATPGISQEDAEDMYRVMQAVRAQNASLPVTDFYLTGYSLGALDAAFVSKLDETRRSFNFKKVLLLNPPVNLYTSVTNLDKLVQTEVKGINNTTTFYELVLNKLTRYFQQKGYIDLNDALLYDFQNSKQHLTNEQMAMLIGTSFRFSAADIAFTSDLINRRGLIIPPKYPITEGTSLTPFLKRALQCDFDCYLTEQVIPMWRARSDGGSLLQLVDQVSLYALKDYLHDSPKIAVMHNADDVILGPGDLGFLRKTFGDRLTVYPLGGHCGNLNYRVNADAMLEFFRG, from the coding sequence ATGCTCCGTTCCTTGCGCTGTGCTGCCTTGCTGGGCAGCCTATTTTTGAGTGCGTCAGCACTGGCCGTCGACATTGACCAAGCCAGCTATGGCTTCCCTTTGACGAACCCGTTCGAAGCGACCATCGCCACCACCCCGCCTGACCTTCGGCCCAAACTGCCGACCGACGACGAGATCAACCAGTCCGACTACACCCTGAACATGCGCCCCGAGCGCGAATTCAGCCTGCCCGACAATTTCTGGGCGGTGAAGAAACTGACCTACCGCATCGCCAAGCAGGATCGCGCCGCGCCGCTGATCTTCCTGATCGCCGGCACCGGCGCGCGCTTTGACAGCAGCATCAACGAGTACCTGAAAAAGCTGTATTACCAGGCCGGCTACCACGTGGTGCAATTGTCTTCGCCGACCAGCTTCGACTTCATCGCCTCGGCTTCGCGCTTCGCCACCCCCGGCATCAGCCAGGAAGATGCCGAAGATATGTACCGCGTGATGCAGGCCGTGCGCGCACAGAACGCCTCGCTGCCGGTGACCGACTTCTACCTTACCGGCTACAGCCTTGGCGCCCTGGACGCGGCGTTTGTCAGCAAGCTCGACGAGACCCGTCGCAGCTTCAACTTCAAGAAAGTGCTGCTGCTTAACCCACCGGTCAACCTGTATACCTCGGTCACCAACCTCGACAAGCTGGTACAGACCGAGGTCAAGGGCATCAACAACACCACCACTTTCTATGAGCTGGTGCTGAATAAACTGACCCGCTACTTCCAGCAAAAGGGCTACATCGACCTCAACGATGCCCTGCTCTACGACTTCCAGAACTCCAAGCAGCACCTGACCAACGAACAGATGGCCATGCTGATCGGCACCTCGTTTCGCTTCTCGGCGGCCGACATCGCCTTCACCTCGGACCTGATCAACCGCCGCGGCCTGATCATCCCGCCGAAGTACCCGATCACCGAAGGCACCAGCCTCACGCCATTCCTCAAGCGTGCGCTGCAATGCGACTTCGACTGCTACCTCACTGAGCAGGTAATCCCGATGTGGCGCGCCCGCTCCGATGGCGGCAGTCTGTTGCAACTGGTTGACCAGGTCAGCCTGTACGCCCTCAAGGACTACCTGCACGACAGCCCGAAAATTGCCGTCATGCACAATGCCGACGACGTGATCCTGGGCCCCGGCGACCTCGGTTTCCTACGTAAAACCTTCGGCGATCGCTTGACCGTCTACCCACTGGGCGGCCACTGCGGCAACCTCAATTACCGCGTCAACGCCGACGCCATGCTGGAGTTCTTCCGTGGCTAA
- a CDS encoding VacJ family lipoprotein, with amino-acid sequence MAKYLLLLAALMCAGVANADNSKAHTPTVVDSDGFKEPLTKLKFNPGLDQREFERSSLTALNVYDPLESWNRRVYHFNYRFDQWVFLPVVDGYRYVTPSFLRTGVSNFFNNLGDVPNLLNSLLQLKGHRSLETTGRLLLNTTIGIAGLWDPATAMGLPRQSEDFGQTLGFYGVPGGAYLVLPIFGPSNLRDTTGLIVDYGAETEINFLNVSEVSSNHPEIWALRAVDKRYQTSFRYGQMNSPFEYEKVRYIYTESRKLQIAE; translated from the coding sequence GTGGCTAAATATCTTCTTCTGCTCGCCGCTTTAATGTGCGCAGGCGTGGCCAATGCCGACAACAGCAAGGCCCACACACCGACCGTAGTAGATTCCGACGGTTTCAAGGAACCGCTGACCAAACTCAAGTTCAACCCGGGCCTGGACCAACGCGAGTTCGAGCGTTCGTCGCTCACCGCACTCAACGTGTATGACCCGCTGGAGTCGTGGAACCGCCGCGTTTACCACTTCAACTACCGCTTCGACCAATGGGTGTTCCTGCCGGTGGTCGACGGTTACCGCTACGTCACGCCAAGCTTCCTGCGGACCGGCGTGAGCAACTTCTTCAACAACCTGGGCGACGTCCCCAATCTGTTGAACAGCCTGTTGCAGCTCAAGGGCCATCGCTCCCTGGAAACCACCGGGCGCCTGTTGCTCAACACCACCATCGGCATCGCCGGCCTGTGGGACCCGGCTACCGCCATGGGCCTGCCGCGCCAGAGCGAAGACTTCGGCCAGACCCTGGGCTTCTACGGCGTACCCGGCGGCGCCTACCTGGTGCTGCCGATCTTCGGCCCGTCGAACCTGCGCGACACCACCGGCCTGATCGTCGACTACGGTGCCGAAACCGAGATCAACTTCCTGAACGTCTCCGAAGTCAGCTCCAACCACCCGGAAATCTGGGCCCTGCGTGCCGTGGACAAGCGCTACCAGACCAGCTTCCGCTACGGTCAGATGAACTCGCCGTTCGAGTACGAGAAGGTGCGCTACATCTATACCGAATCACGCAAGTTGCAGATTGCCGAGTAA
- a CDS encoding DUF808 domain-containing protein, producing the protein MAGSSLLVLIDDIAAVLDDVALMTKMAAKKTAGVLGDDLALNAQQVSGVRAEREIPVVWAVAKGSFINKLILVPTALLISAFAPWAVTPLLMLGGAYLCFEGFEKLAHKFLHSKAEDQAEHTQLVEAVADPATDLVAFEKDKIKGAIRTDFILSAEIIAITLGTVADAPLMQQVIVLSGIAIVMTIGVYGLVAGIVKLDDLGLWLTQKPGQMARSIGGGILRAAPYMMKSLSVIGTAAMFLVGGGILTHGVPVVHHWIEGVSQSTGGLAWLMPTLLNAVAGVIAGALVLALVSVVGKIWKALKA; encoded by the coding sequence ATGGCAGGAAGCAGCTTACTGGTACTGATCGACGACATCGCCGCCGTCCTCGACGATGTCGCCCTGATGACCAAGATGGCCGCCAAGAAGACCGCCGGCGTGCTCGGCGATGACTTGGCGCTCAACGCCCAGCAAGTTTCCGGTGTGCGCGCCGAACGGGAAATTCCGGTGGTGTGGGCGGTGGCCAAGGGCTCGTTTATCAACAAGTTGATCCTGGTGCCCACTGCGCTGTTGATCAGTGCCTTCGCGCCCTGGGCGGTGACGCCGTTGTTGATGCTCGGCGGCGCCTACCTGTGTTTCGAAGGCTTTGAGAAACTCGCGCATAAATTCCTGCACAGCAAAGCTGAAGACCAGGCCGAACACACGCAATTGGTCGAAGCCGTGGCCGACCCGGCAACCGATCTGGTGGCCTTTGAAAAGGACAAGATCAAAGGGGCGATCCGCACCGACTTTATCCTCTCGGCGGAAATCATCGCTATTACCCTCGGCACCGTGGCCGATGCGCCCTTGATGCAACAGGTGATCGTGCTGTCGGGCATTGCCATTGTCATGACCATCGGCGTCTACGGACTGGTGGCCGGTATCGTCAAGCTGGATGACTTGGGCCTGTGGCTCACCCAGAAGCCCGGCCAGATGGCGCGCAGTATCGGCGGCGGGATCCTGCGGGCGGCGCCGTACATGATGAAGAGCTTGTCGGTGATAGGGACGGCGGCGATGTTCCTGGTCGGCGGCGGCATCCTGACCCATGGCGTGCCGGTGGTGCATCACTGGATCGAGGGCGTGAGCCAGAGCACCGGTGGATTGGCGTGGTTGATGCCGACGTTACTGAATGCGGTGGCGGGGGTTATCGCTGGGGCGCTCGTATTGGCGCTGGTCAGCGTGGTGGGCAAGATCTGGAAAGCGCTCAAGGCATAA
- a CDS encoding histidine-type phosphatase, translating into MFACFVRLTPLLLAGLVSLQTQAAPADGFVLDKVVQVSRHGVRPPTDSAKLAKVTGRGLPNWSVPDGHLTGHGYAAAVEMGRYRGQVLRAAGLLPNGCPAPGEVFVRASPLQRTQATASALLDGLFPGCGLQPSVVQGDKDALFQADKMPFARLDPQRAEDSVLARMGGSVAGAQARYHEAEQQLRKVICGTSGACAYAAEPWQLTQDEDGRLAIKGLNTQANLGETFRLEYSEGLPLDQVAFGHGRSAQQVSQLTALTKAKYDFINDSLYIASRGGSQLMNQISLALKQGTPQAAPDPLGMPPDARFTLLVAHDTNISYLRTLLGFRWTLGDYLEGNIPPVGSLQFERYKQVASGRYFLRVAFEAQSLEQIRQLTPLSMSQPPLHADMAGAEGCVDTNAGVLCPLASALQRLDRNIDRTALTPYHYP; encoded by the coding sequence ATGTTCGCTTGCTTCGTACGATTGACCCCCTTGTTACTGGCCGGTCTGGTTTCACTCCAGACCCAGGCCGCGCCCGCCGACGGTTTTGTGCTGGACAAGGTGGTGCAGGTCAGCCGCCACGGCGTACGCCCGCCCACCGACAGTGCGAAACTGGCCAAGGTCACCGGTCGCGGGTTGCCCAATTGGTCGGTGCCGGATGGGCATTTGACCGGCCACGGTTACGCAGCGGCCGTGGAGATGGGCCGCTATCGTGGCCAGGTCTTGCGCGCCGCCGGCCTGCTGCCCAATGGCTGCCCGGCGCCCGGTGAAGTGTTTGTGCGCGCCAGCCCCCTGCAACGCACCCAGGCCACGGCGTCGGCGTTGCTCGATGGCCTGTTTCCTGGCTGCGGGTTGCAACCGAGCGTGGTGCAGGGCGATAAGGATGCGCTGTTCCAGGCCGACAAAATGCCTTTCGCTCGCCTGGACCCGCAGCGCGCTGAAGACAGCGTGCTGGCCCGCATGGGCGGTAGCGTGGCCGGTGCTCAAGCCCGTTACCACGAGGCTGAACAGCAATTGCGCAAGGTGATCTGCGGTACGTCCGGCGCGTGTGCCTACGCGGCTGAGCCTTGGCAATTGACCCAGGATGAAGACGGTCGCCTGGCGATCAAGGGGTTGAACACCCAAGCCAACCTCGGCGAGACCTTTCGCCTGGAGTACAGCGAAGGCTTGCCGCTGGATCAAGTCGCCTTTGGCCATGGGCGCAGTGCGCAGCAGGTGTCTCAACTGACTGCGCTGACCAAGGCCAAGTACGACTTCATCAACGACAGCCTGTACATCGCCAGCCGCGGTGGTTCGCAACTGATGAACCAGATTTCCCTGGCGCTCAAACAAGGCACGCCACAGGCCGCCCCGGACCCCTTGGGCATGCCGCCCGACGCGCGTTTCACCCTGCTGGTGGCCCATGACACCAATATTTCCTACCTGCGCACGCTGCTGGGGTTTCGCTGGACCCTGGGGGACTACCTGGAGGGCAATATCCCGCCGGTGGGCAGCCTGCAATTCGAGCGCTACAAGCAGGTCGCGAGCGGGCGCTATTTCCTGCGGGTGGCGTTCGAGGCGCAGTCCCTGGAGCAGATTCGTCAGTTGACGCCGTTGTCGATGTCTCAGCCGCCGTTACACGCCGATATGGCCGGTGCTGAGGGCTGTGTCGACACAAACGCGGGCGTACTGTGTCCATTAGCCAGTGCCTTGCAACGGCTGGATCGAAACATCGATCGCACCGCGCTGACGCCTTACCACTATCCATAA